In candidate division WOR-3 bacterium, a genomic segment contains:
- a CDS encoding HypC/HybG/HupF family hydrogenase formation chaperone, producing the protein MCLAVPLKLVSVNGNDAVGEVGGIQREVSIMMTPDVKVGDYVIVHAGFAIQVLDQKEAEENLELLRQIGETAEAMQEDARSRRKAGRSV; encoded by the coding sequence ATGTGCCTTGCTGTTCCGCTCAAGCTGGTGTCGGTCAACGGCAACGACGCTGTCGGCGAGGTCGGAGGCATCCAGCGCGAGGTGTCAATCATGATGACGCCGGACGTGAAGGTTGGGGACTACGTCATCGTCCATGCCGGGTTCGCCATCCAGGTGCTTGACCAGAAGGAGGCCGAGGAGAACCTTGAACTCCTCAGGCAGATTGGGGAGACGGCCGAAGCGATGCAGGAAGATGCCCGAAGCCGGCGCAAGGCCGGCAGGTCCGTCTGA